A window from Acidobacteriota bacterium encodes these proteins:
- a CDS encoding ATP-binding cassette domain-containing protein translates to MTAAITLDRVTKTFGPTTAVRGFTLEVPAGALCGVIGPNGAGKTTLIRMILGILLPDSGRLSVLGCGSALEARDRIGYLPEERGLYRKMRVRDFLAYMARIKGMRDPEIAAETRSWLDRVGLGDAAGRRCEELSKGMQQKVQFITSVIHRPELLILDEPFSGLDPVNQRRMKELVLGEHRRGATVLFSTHIMQHAEELCDHVVMIHRGDKVLDGPLSSILESRDGRRILFEPLDRGTLPAALGRVDGVQGIEIEGSAWNLLLEPGADLAEVIPALASAVTPARVLLRRPTLEDIFIDIVSGGGGEGGDGLRAGLGEGAGEGDA, encoded by the coding sequence ATGACGGCGGCGATCACGCTGGACAGGGTCACCAAGACCTTCGGCCCCACCACGGCGGTGCGCGGTTTCACCCTGGAGGTCCCGGCCGGGGCGCTGTGCGGCGTCATCGGTCCGAACGGGGCGGGGAAGACCACCCTGATCCGCATGATCCTGGGGATCCTCCTTCCCGACAGCGGCCGGTTGTCGGTGCTGGGGTGCGGCTCGGCCCTGGAGGCCAGGGACCGGATCGGCTACCTCCCCGAGGAGCGGGGGCTCTACCGGAAGATGCGGGTCCGGGATTTCCTTGCCTACATGGCCCGGATCAAGGGGATGCGCGATCCGGAAATCGCCGCCGAAACGCGGTCCTGGCTCGACCGGGTCGGGCTCGGCGACGCCGCCGGCCGCCGGTGCGAGGAACTGTCCAAGGGGATGCAGCAGAAGGTCCAGTTCATCACCTCCGTGATCCACCGGCCCGAACTCCTGATCCTCGACGAGCCTTTCAGCGGGCTGGATCCCGTGAACCAGAGGCGGATGAAGGAACTGGTCCTCGGGGAGCACCGGCGCGGGGCGACCGTCCTGTTCTCCACCCACATCATGCAGCACGCCGAGGAACTGTGCGACCACGTCGTGATGATCCACCGGGGAGACAAGGTGCTCGACGGGCCGCTCTCCTCCATCCTCGAGTCGCGTGACGGGCGCCGCATCCTCTTCGAGCCGCTCGATCGCGGTACGCTCCCGGCGGCCCTCGGCCGCGTCGACGGCGTCCAGGGGATCGAGATCGAAGGAAGCGCCTGGAACCTCCTCCTCGAACCCGGGGCGGACCTCGCGGAGGTGATCCCCGCACTCGCCTCCGCGGTGACCCCCGCCCGGGTCCTGCTCCGGCGCCCCACGCTCGAGGACATCTTCATCGACATCGTCTCCGGCGGAGGGGGGGAGGGCGGGGACGGGTTGCGGGCCGGTCTCGGGGAAGGGGCCGGGGAGGGGGACGCATGA